One genomic region from Ammospiza caudacuta isolate bAmmCau1 chromosome 1, bAmmCau1.pri, whole genome shotgun sequence encodes:
- the YES1 gene encoding tyrosine-protein kinase Yes, with the protein MGCIKSKEGKGPAMKYRTENAPEPVISHVSHYGSDSSQATQSPSIKGSAVNFNSHSMTPFGGPSGMTPFGGASSSFSAVPSTYPSTLTGGVTVFVALYDYEARTTDDLSFKKGERFQIINNTEGDWWEARSIATGKTGYIPSNYVAPADSIQAEEWYFGKMGRKDAERLLLNPGNQRGIFLVRESETTKGAYSLSIRDWDEVRGDNVKHYKIRKLDNGGYYITTRAQFESLQKLVKHYREHADGLCHKLTTVCPTVKPQTQGLAKDAWEIPRESLRLEVKLGQGCFGEVWMGTWNGTTKVAIKTLKPGTMMPEAFLQEAQIMKKLRHDKLVPLYAVVSEEPIYIVTEFMTKGSLLDFLKEGEGKYLKLPQLVDMAAQIADGMAYIERMNYIHRDLRAANILVGDNLVCKIADFGLARLIEDNEYTARQGAKFPIKWTAPEAALYGRFTIKSDVWSFGILLTELVTKGRVPYPGMVNREVLEQVERGYRMPCPQGCPESLHELMKLCWKKDPDERPTFEYIQSFLEDYFTATEPQYQPGDNL; encoded by the exons ATGGGGTGCATTAAAAGCAAAGAAGGTAAAGGCCCAGCCATGAAATACAGAACTGAAAATGCTCCAGAACCTGTTATTTCCCATGTCAGTCATTATGGATCAGATTCCAGCCAAGCAACACAGTCACCGTCAATAAAGGGATCAGCAGTTAATTTTAATAGTCATTCCATGACTCCTTTTGGAGGGCCTTCAGGAATGACACCTTTTGGAGGAGCATCATCTTCATTTTCAGCTGTGCCAAGTACATATCCTAGTACTTTAACAG gTGGTGTTACTGTATTTGTGGCCTTATATGATTATGAAGCTAGAACTACAGATGACCTTTCATTTAAGAAAGGTGAACGGTTCCAGATAATAAATAACAC ggaAGGAGACTGGTGGGAAGCAAGATCCATTGCTACGGGAAAGACAGGCTACATCCCAAGCAATTATGTAGCTCCTGCAGACTCCATTCAAGCAGAAGA GTGGTATTTTGGTAAGATGGGCAGGAAGGATGCAGAAAGGCTACTTTTAAATCCTGGGAACCAGCGTGGTATTTTCTTAGTAAGAGAGAGTGAAACCACTAAAG gtgCTTATTCCCTTTCTATACGTGACTGGGATGAGGTCAGAGGTGATAATGTAAAACACTACAAAATCAGGAAACTTGACAATGGTGGATACTATATCACAACCAGAGCACAATTTGAATCTCTACAGAAGTTGGTGAAACACTACAGAG aacATGCAGATGGGCTGTGTCATAAGCTAACAACCGTGTGTCCCACTGTGAAACCACAGACACAGGGACTAGCAAAAGATGCTTGGGAAATTCCTAGAGAATCTTTGAGGCTGGAAGTTAAGTTGGGCCAAGGATGTTTTGGTGAAGTGTGGATGG GAACATGGAATGGAACCACAAAAGTAGCAATCAAGACACTAAAGCCTGGTACAATGATGCCAGAAGCTTTCCTGCAGGAGGCTCAGATCATGAAGAAGCTACGACACGACAAGCTTGTTCCGCTGTACGCGGTCGTTTCTGAGGAACCAATCTACATCGTCACTGAATTCATGACAAAAG GCAGCTTACTAGACTTCCTTaaagaaggggaagggaaataCTTAAAACTCCCACAGCTGGTTGACATGGCTGCTCAG attGCAGATGGCATGGCTTACATTGAAAGAATGAACTACATCCACAGGGACCTGCGGGCAGCTAACATTCTTGTAGGAGACAATCTTGTGTGTAAAATAGCAGATTTTGGTTTAGCAAGGTTAATAGAGGACAATGAGTATACTGCAAGACAAG GAGCTAAATTTCCAATTAAATGGACCGCTCCAGAAGCAGCATTGTATGGTCGGTTTACAATCAAGTCGGATGTGTGGTCATTTGGAATTTTACTGACAGAGCTGGTAACTAAGGGGAGAGTGCCATATCCAG GAATGGTGAACCGAGAAGTTCTGGAACAAGTGGAACGTGGGTATAGGATGCCTTGTCCTCAAGGCTGCCCAGAGTCTCTTCATGAGTTAATGAAACTGTGTTGGAAGAAGGACCCTGATGAGAGACCAACATTTGAGTATATACAGTCTTTCTTGGAGGACTACTTTACTGCTACAGAACCACAGTACCAGCCTGGAGACAATTTATAA